In Ensifer canadensis, a genomic segment contains:
- a CDS encoding DUF930 domain-containing protein, which produces MKIVAYPLIFAATFSPALAMDQSLVRQFEKLDPQTRLEQRCDTEAMERINADKTTFKPDKVIAYTFAEPVMKEDKMKAPGAVFRSKGEWYKLKFKCRTDAEHLGILSFEYKIGDLVPRENWDEFYLYP; this is translated from the coding sequence ATGAAGATAGTCGCGTACCCGCTCATCTTCGCCGCCACATTTTCCCCGGCGCTGGCGATGGATCAGTCCCTGGTGCGCCAGTTCGAAAAGCTTGACCCGCAGACCCGCCTGGAACAGCGCTGCGACACCGAGGCGATGGAGCGCATCAACGCCGACAAGACGACCTTCAAGCCCGACAAGGTGATCGCCTACACCTTCGCCGAACCGGTCATGAAGGAAGACAAGATGAAGGCGCCGGGCGCGGTTTTCCGCAGCAAGGGGGAATGGTACAAGCTAAAATTCAAGTGCCGCACCGACGCGGAGCACCTGGGCATCCTGTCCTTCGAATATAAGATCGGCGATCTCGTGCCGCGCGAGAACTGGGACGAGTTCTACCTCTATCCCTGA
- a CDS encoding YbaK/EbsC family protein, which translates to MSLTSVKQFFSQHAPDIDVIELEQSTATVALAAEGHGVEPAQIAKTLALRVGDDVILIVTRGDARLDNKKYKARFGTKARMLGFDEVEAETGHPVGGVCPFGLAKPHSIYCDLSLKAYDIVVPAAGATNAAVHINPQRIVELTGAEWIDVSET; encoded by the coding sequence ATGAGCCTTACATCCGTCAAACAGTTCTTCTCGCAGCACGCCCCCGACATCGACGTCATCGAACTCGAGCAGAGCACGGCAACAGTGGCACTTGCCGCCGAGGGCCATGGCGTCGAACCGGCACAGATCGCCAAGACATTGGCGCTCCGCGTCGGCGACGACGTGATCCTCATCGTCACGCGCGGTGACGCGCGGCTCGACAACAAGAAATACAAAGCCCGCTTCGGCACCAAGGCCCGCATGCTCGGCTTCGACGAGGTCGAGGCGGAGACCGGTCATCCAGTCGGCGGCGTCTGCCCGTTCGGCCTTGCCAAGCCCCACAGCATCTATTGCGACCTGTCGCTGAAAGCCTACGACATCGTCGTTCCTGCCGCTGGCGCCACCAATGCCGCCGTTCACATCAATCCGCAGCGTATCGTCGAATTGACCGGCGCCGAATGGATCGACGTTTCGGAAACGTAA
- a CDS encoding GlsB/YeaQ/YmgE family stress response membrane protein encodes MGIESILVFLIVGAIAGWLAGLIVKGFGFGLIGNMVVGIIGAFIAGFLFPAIGISLGSGVLSAILHATIGAVILLVLIRIVKQA; translated from the coding sequence ATGGGTATCGAAAGCATTCTCGTATTCCTGATTGTCGGAGCGATCGCCGGCTGGCTTGCCGGCTTGATCGTCAAGGGGTTCGGCTTCGGCCTGATCGGCAACATGGTCGTGGGCATCATCGGCGCCTTCATCGCCGGCTTCCTCTTTCCCGCCATCGGTATCAGCCTTGGATCGGGCGTGCTTTCGGCGATCCTGCACGCGACGATCGGCGCAGTGATCCTGCTGGTGCTGATCCGCATCGTCAAACAGGCGTGA